The following are encoded together in the Picrophilus oshimae DSM 9789 genome:
- a CDS encoding ABC transporter substrate-binding protein produces the protein MNRYIKNKILISILIVFILLATSFFTGNVNSNNNIQEGYLTSGSFNNIYTLGEVGDINYLNIFRAEGVCDFFLLNEIYQSPAIMMPNQSIEPWLASCYHEYNVSDKNIKTFDPVTGTNENVSYIWLLKIRPGIAWTDITGKNMDSTYVFTNYTEFNSTSGNVYKYRYKDFYNVETGKNQTWNNITMKTYYLQAADIILSWKILFDSFDYTGEFQNIVNIVPLNNLTVEYYLDNQSSSFVPCTLTVPVIPYHIWINHDYSSTPGLWNYSPNLPADSSYNSWNLDYNPVTGIAGGLVGNGPFMIVNGSSYAGRILFNNYWELSKNPSFFTVKYKNLGMYYPKISGIKMIFFAEYSAAVAAESKGEIYSIVLPPPPSFIPTLKAIPDTYIYDKVSTGYNYVQMNSMEAPYNITAFRQAIEYAVNKNYIASVVFQGYDIPGTSVVPVSDTLWHDNNIPAYNYNPNLSMRIISEIKGMHFINNHWYYHNKMVTADIQVASASIDPNIVEAMEVIAQELDSIGIKTTVTEEASETACQNTIDYNFNMITCPITGIAGYPGGFFLEFYNIQGNGTGLYYGPFTSMAFNNRTYTGSQITSLLNNLTEELNSESSVDKMINTSDEIQLIAADEATIINLGYKIDTIPITNSTFTGIIKDNLGIESFWYWNFLSLHYKSFTQGKLRTGIGIYVSTNSELYYNGQYGNATVSVRYQNGTPVYHAMVFIGESPPGIILNVSSTTGFTNNYGTYKFEFKIIDDNQLIYSPGYMNSINITATADLNGYRPVSNYTDIYASPHQIRLIMSGSTVLYPGKYDYINITVLNGSKPVSGYSYNIQVPSGALKIYPMPGQGIYNTSNNYIGIAENATLINYNITGVYGETGSNGIIELKLGCNNSLNFTANGDLIHTWIFLGNYSSGVSMPGESGYTPIMELGSQLHGNYGDEEPVEIPLTVSKYIVPDIRIDYSMNSNGTYNISAYASLNKEPLNNYNISLTAQNMLGPNRGFFSDSVNGFNPNSYFASTLMPEVNITTVNGYANTTFYPWFYIPLENPYNNEFITFIKDNITSMYTPADDFIISAISQNSSASSIIYSNQSIIQKPVKTYININISNSVRIENSFILDSGDHVLNIILTSGSLYGPGINGTYEFIYNGRSSNYTAVNGESHYLLNVNKNTSIEIVYNGTVYKYNIYANTYIINRNSIYLYLMIIFIVAFIIAMLLLIIKRNH, from the coding sequence AGAGCATAGAACCATGGCTTGCCTCATGCTATCATGAGTACAATGTCTCAGACAAGAATATAAAAACATTTGATCCGGTTACAGGAACAAATGAAAATGTAAGCTACATCTGGCTTTTAAAAATAAGGCCCGGTATAGCCTGGACAGATATAACGGGAAAAAATATGGATTCCACATACGTTTTTACAAACTATACAGAGTTTAACTCAACCTCGGGCAACGTTTATAAATATAGATACAAAGATTTTTACAACGTTGAAACGGGAAAAAACCAGACATGGAATAATATAACAATGAAGACATATTATCTCCAGGCAGCAGATATTATTCTATCATGGAAAATCCTCTTTGATTCATTTGATTACACGGGTGAATTCCAGAACATAGTAAATATTGTTCCATTGAATAATCTAACAGTTGAATACTATCTCGATAACCAGTCATCATCCTTTGTGCCATGTACACTTACTGTTCCGGTAATTCCATATCATATATGGATCAATCATGATTATTCATCAACACCGGGTCTATGGAATTACTCGCCAAATCTTCCGGCAGATAGCTCATATAATTCATGGAATCTTGATTATAACCCTGTAACAGGAATAGCGGGCGGCCTTGTTGGAAACGGCCCGTTTATGATTGTCAACGGTTCATCATACGCAGGAAGAATTCTTTTTAATAATTACTGGGAATTATCAAAAAATCCATCGTTTTTCACAGTAAAATACAAGAATCTAGGCATGTATTATCCAAAGATCAGCGGCATAAAAATGATCTTCTTTGCGGAGTACTCTGCAGCCGTTGCTGCTGAATCAAAGGGCGAAATATACTCAATAGTGCTGCCACCACCGCCATCCTTTATACCAACATTAAAGGCCATACCTGATACATACATTTACGATAAGGTTTCTACCGGATATAATTATGTACAGATGAATTCCATGGAGGCGCCATATAATATAACAGCCTTCAGGCAGGCAATAGAATACGCCGTGAATAAAAATTATATAGCGTCTGTTGTTTTCCAGGGTTATGATATACCAGGAACATCAGTGGTTCCAGTTTCAGACACGTTATGGCATGATAATAATATTCCGGCATATAATTACAATCCAAACCTTTCAATGAGAATTATATCAGAAATAAAAGGAATGCATTTTATTAATAATCACTGGTATTATCATAATAAAATGGTTACAGCGGATATACAGGTTGCCAGTGCATCAATAGATCCAAACATAGTTGAGGCCATGGAGGTTATAGCGCAGGAGCTTGACAGTATTGGCATAAAAACAACAGTCACAGAGGAGGCTTCTGAAACGGCATGCCAGAACACAATAGATTATAATTTTAATATGATAACATGTCCAATAACCGGAATAGCAGGATACCCAGGCGGATTCTTCCTCGAATTTTATAACATACAGGGCAATGGCACGGGTCTTTACTACGGACCATTCACATCGATGGCCTTTAATAATAGAACATACACGGGAAGCCAGATAACATCGCTTTTAAACAATTTAACCGAGGAATTAAACTCGGAATCATCAGTTGATAAAATGATAAATACATCAGATGAAATACAGCTGATAGCGGCCGATGAGGCAACCATAATAAACCTTGGATATAAAATAGATACAATACCAATAACGAATTCAACATTTACAGGAATAATAAAAGACAATCTTGGCATAGAAAGCTTCTGGTACTGGAATTTTCTCTCATTGCATTATAAATCATTCACGCAAGGTAAATTAAGAACCGGTATTGGAATATACGTTTCCACAAATTCGGAGCTGTATTACAACGGTCAGTATGGAAATGCTACTGTTAGCGTTAGATACCAAAATGGCACACCGGTTTACCATGCCATGGTATTTATAGGCGAATCCCCACCAGGCATTATATTAAATGTATCATCAACAACAGGATTTACAAATAATTATGGAACTTACAAATTTGAATTTAAGATTATAGATGATAACCAGCTGATATATTCGCCAGGATACATGAATTCCATTAACATAACTGCAACTGCAGATTTGAATGGTTACAGACCGGTATCAAATTACACAGATATATATGCATCACCGCATCAGATTCGTTTAATTATGTCCGGAAGCACCGTTTTATATCCTGGAAAATATGATTATATTAATATAACGGTGCTAAACGGCAGTAAACCGGTTTCAGGCTATTCCTATAATATACAGGTTCCCAGCGGGGCATTGAAGATATATCCAATGCCTGGCCAGGGGATATACAATACATCAAATAATTACATTGGCATAGCAGAAAATGCAACATTGATAAATTATAATATAACCGGGGTATACGGTGAAACAGGATCAAACGGCATCATTGAATTGAAGCTTGGCTGTAACAATTCACTAAACTTCACGGCCAATGGAGATTTAATACATACATGGATCTTCCTTGGAAATTACTCTTCCGGTGTTTCAATGCCTGGAGAATCCGGATACACCCCAATAATGGAGCTGGGTTCACAGCTTCATGGCAATTATGGCGATGAAGAACCTGTTGAGATACCTTTAACAGTATCAAAATATATCGTTCCTGATATAAGAATTGATTATTCAATGAATTCTAATGGAACCTATAATATAAGCGCATATGCCTCTTTAAATAAGGAACCATTAAACAATTATAATATATCATTAACAGCGCAGAACATGCTTGGTCCAAATCGTGGATTCTTTAGCGATTCTGTAAACGGCTTCAATCCAAACTCATACTTTGCCTCAACATTAATGCCTGAGGTAAATATAACAACGGTAAATGGATATGCAAATACAACGTTCTATCCATGGTTCTACATTCCACTGGAAAATCCATATAATAATGAATTCATAACATTTATAAAGGATAATATAACATCAATGTACACACCTGCTGACGACTTTATTATAAGCGCAATATCACAAAATTCAAGTGCAAGTTCAATAATATATTCAAATCAATCGATAATCCAAAAACCTGTAAAAACATATATAAACATTAATATTTCAAATTCAGTAAGAATAGAAAACTCATTTATATTGGATTCCGGAGATCATGTATTGAATATAATATTAACATCTGGCAGTTTATACGGTCCCGGGATAAATGGAACATATGAGTTTATATACAATGGGAGATCTTCAAATTACACAGCTGTAAACGGTGAGTCACATTATTTATTAAATGTAAATAAAAATACGTCCATTGAAATAGTTTACAACGGCACAGTGTATAAATACAATATCTATGCAAACACATATATAATTAATAGAAACAGCATTTACCTGTATTTAATGATAATTTTCATTGTGGCATTCATAATTGCAATGCTTCTATTGATAATAAAAAGAAATCATTAA